A genomic segment from Micromonospora echinaurantiaca encodes:
- a CDS encoding dihydrofolate reductase family protein yields MTKVTAQLSVSVDGFYAGPRHTGDGDWMTSAESAGFFRVTRWVTDAMAWRERQGFAGGERDTNSDVVAESFEATGAYVMGRRMADGGEVPWGEEPPFRAPVFVVTHRPRPRVERKGGTSFTYVTDGVASAVEQARAAAGGRDVAVAGGGSLVRQVLKAGLLDELELHVVPVVLGTGLRLLDADLDLAEKEAVELTPIRVIPTPQVTHIRYAVRGRAPLQLDDRGSGGGPTVVS; encoded by the coding sequence ATGACCAAGGTGACCGCGCAGCTGTCGGTGTCGGTGGACGGGTTCTACGCCGGCCCGCGGCACACCGGCGACGGCGACTGGATGACGTCGGCCGAGAGCGCCGGCTTCTTCCGGGTCACCCGCTGGGTGACCGACGCGATGGCCTGGCGGGAACGGCAGGGCTTCGCCGGCGGCGAGCGGGACACGAACTCCGACGTGGTCGCCGAGTCGTTCGAGGCGACCGGCGCGTACGTGATGGGGCGGCGGATGGCCGACGGCGGTGAGGTGCCCTGGGGCGAGGAACCGCCGTTCCGCGCGCCGGTCTTCGTCGTCACGCACCGTCCCCGGCCGCGGGTGGAGCGCAAGGGCGGCACCAGCTTCACCTATGTCACCGACGGCGTGGCCAGCGCCGTCGAGCAGGCGCGGGCGGCGGCCGGCGGCCGGGACGTCGCCGTGGCCGGCGGCGGCAGCCTGGTGCGGCAGGTACTCAAGGCCGGCCTGCTCGACGAGTTGGAGCTGCATGTCGTGCCGGTGGTGCTCGGCACCGGCCTGCGGCTGCTCGACGCGGACCTCGACCTGGCCGAGAAGGAGGCGGTCGAGTTGACGCCGATCCGGGTCATCCCCACGCCGCAGGTCACCCACATCCGGTACGCGGTGCGTGGCCGCGCTCCGCTGCAGCTCGACGACCGCGGCAGCGGTGGCGGCCCGACGGTGGTCTCCTGA
- a CDS encoding alpha/beta fold hydrolase: MKVHCRRAGRGEPLVLIHGIGHRHQAWEPVFDRLAAHHEVIALDLPGFGDSPVPEAGMPADMAATVAAILPVLAGWGLERPHVAGYSLGGAISLELAAAGAVASATALSPAGFFTPAERRRALAILRLLRANAYLPTPVMRVALRSAYLRAMCFAPLVARPRLLDFERALGDALALRRAVGFGTVARAARGYRFDCARLSGAAVPVTVGWGDCDRIFGVHQAERARAGLPAARVVTLPGCGHVPMSDDPDLVAALILETTGAVPGADRPAG; the protein is encoded by the coding sequence ATGAAGGTCCACTGTCGCCGCGCCGGCCGTGGGGAGCCGCTCGTGCTGATCCACGGCATCGGGCACCGCCACCAGGCCTGGGAGCCGGTGTTCGACCGGCTCGCCGCCCACCACGAGGTGATCGCGCTCGACCTGCCCGGGTTCGGCGACTCCCCGGTACCCGAGGCGGGCATGCCCGCCGACATGGCCGCCACCGTCGCGGCGATCCTGCCGGTACTCGCCGGGTGGGGGCTGGAGCGCCCGCACGTGGCCGGCTACAGCCTCGGCGGGGCGATCAGCCTGGAACTGGCCGCCGCCGGGGCGGTCGCCTCGGCCACCGCCCTCTCCCCCGCCGGCTTCTTCACCCCGGCCGAACGGCGGCGGGCGCTGGCCATCCTCCGGCTGCTGCGGGCCAACGCGTACCTGCCGACGCCGGTCATGCGGGTCGCGCTGCGGTCGGCGTACCTGCGGGCGATGTGCTTCGCGCCGCTGGTGGCGCGGCCCCGGTTGCTGGACTTCGAGCGCGCGCTGGGCGACGCGCTCGCGCTGCGCCGGGCGGTCGGCTTCGGCACCGTGGCCCGGGCCGCCCGCGGCTACCGCTTCGACTGTGCCCGGCTGTCCGGTGCGGCGGTGCCGGTGACCGTCGGCTGGGGCGACTGTGACCGTATCTTCGGCGTCCACCAGGCCGAGCGCGCCCGGGCGGGACTGCCGGCGGCCCGGGTGGTGACCCTGCCCGGCTGCGGGCACGTGCCGATGAGCGACGACCCGGACCTGGTCGCCGCGCTGATCCTGGAGACCACCGGCGCGGTGCCCGGCGCCGACCGGCCGGCGGGCTGA
- a CDS encoding winged helix-turn-helix domain-containing protein — protein MAEDDESTVPGGGSEPAGELFPLLIAVTPSPAERIRLAERLDGIAPLLLVADLDELRRLISAPQQLRPGSPAPAPGSATDTALRIDPTRSTARCGDREVSLTRLEHDLLSCLTTEPVRVWSYAELHRAVWRAEGSQRKADVQSVVKRLRRKLTELGTGVTIDTVRGVGLRLTDHQQPRISGA, from the coding sequence GTGGCCGAGGACGACGAGAGCACGGTGCCGGGAGGTGGATCCGAGCCGGCCGGGGAACTCTTCCCGCTGCTGATCGCGGTGACCCCGTCGCCGGCGGAACGGATCCGGCTCGCCGAGCGCCTCGACGGCATCGCGCCCCTGCTGCTCGTCGCCGATCTCGACGAACTGCGCCGGCTGATCTCGGCCCCACAGCAGCTGCGCCCCGGATCGCCGGCACCGGCGCCCGGGTCGGCGACCGACACCGCGCTCCGCATCGACCCGACCCGGTCGACCGCCCGCTGCGGCGACCGCGAGGTCTCCCTGACCCGGCTCGAACACGACCTGCTGAGCTGCCTGACCACCGAGCCGGTGCGGGTCTGGAGCTACGCCGAGCTGCATCGGGCGGTCTGGCGGGCCGAGGGGTCGCAGCGCAAGGCGGACGTGCAGTCGGTGGTGAAACGGCTGCGGCGCAAGCTCACCGAGTTGGGCACCGGGGTCACCATCGACACCGTGCGGGGGGTCGGCCTGCGGCTCACCGACCACCAGCAACCGAGGATCAGCGGCGCCTGA
- a CDS encoding TetR family transcriptional regulator, whose translation MQSPVTDVNGSGSAGGPPAARANGRRDRWADHREQRRQELIGAAVQALLRHGPEVDMDQVAATAGVSKPVLYRYFADKSQLWLAVSEVVAARVVDTVAPAVEQVREERGLVEATIDAYLGVIESEPKLYRFLMHQSSHPGIHQVVAGTSRQVAAGLARVIGDRLRALGLDAGPAEPWAYGLVGFVQAVGDWWTTNGQPIRRAALTDYLTTLLWSGIEGVRRSADLPRELTRAHERIVP comes from the coding sequence ATGCAATCGCCTGTGACGGATGTCAATGGATCCGGGTCGGCCGGCGGCCCGCCCGCGGCGCGGGCCAACGGCCGCCGGGACCGCTGGGCGGACCACCGCGAGCAGCGGCGGCAGGAGCTGATCGGGGCGGCCGTGCAGGCGTTGCTGCGGCACGGACCGGAGGTCGACATGGACCAGGTGGCCGCCACCGCGGGGGTGAGCAAGCCGGTCCTCTACCGCTACTTCGCCGACAAGTCGCAGCTCTGGCTGGCTGTCAGCGAGGTGGTGGCCGCCCGGGTGGTCGACACCGTGGCGCCGGCGGTCGAGCAGGTCCGCGAGGAACGCGGACTGGTCGAGGCGACCATCGACGCGTACCTCGGGGTGATCGAGTCGGAGCCGAAGCTCTACCGCTTCCTGATGCACCAGTCCAGCCATCCCGGGATCCACCAGGTGGTCGCCGGCACCAGCCGGCAGGTGGCCGCCGGGCTGGCCCGGGTGATCGGCGACCGGCTGCGCGCGCTGGGCCTCGACGCCGGTCCGGCCGAGCCGTGGGCGTACGGCCTGGTCGGCTTCGTGCAGGCGGTCGGCGACTGGTGGACCACGAACGGGCAGCCGATCCGCCGGGCGGCCCTCACCGACTACCTGACCACGCTGCTGTGGAGCGGCATCGAGGGGGTACGGCGCAGCGCCGACCTGCCCCGCGAGCTCACCCGCGCGCACGAGCGGATCGTGCCGTGA
- a CDS encoding SDR family oxidoreductase, with product MRSDLAGRTILVTGAARGIGAQLARQATARGARVALVGLEPDLLRRLAADLDAHWYECDVTDQAALDAAVASTVDRFGGIDVVVANAGIANLGTVALGPVDALVRTVEVNLCGAIRTVSAALPHVTAARGHVLIVSSAAAFTAMPGMAAYCASKAGVEQFANVLRLETRRHGVTVGTAHPIWIDTDLVRDIRADLASFRATLRRLPRPLSTVVPVDRCAAALLRGIERRSRKVYVPRSLAVVQALRSLVLSGPVDALVTRLGGRTLVDQMEDEVRGLGRSFGRSSVEERR from the coding sequence ATGCGGAGTGACCTCGCGGGCCGGACGATCCTCGTCACCGGGGCGGCGCGTGGCATCGGCGCGCAACTGGCCCGCCAGGCCACCGCCCGAGGCGCCCGGGTCGCCCTCGTCGGGCTGGAACCCGACCTGCTCCGGCGGCTCGCCGCCGACCTCGACGCGCACTGGTACGAGTGTGACGTCACCGACCAGGCGGCCCTGGACGCCGCCGTGGCGTCCACCGTGGACCGGTTCGGCGGGATCGACGTGGTGGTCGCCAACGCCGGCATCGCCAACCTCGGCACGGTCGCGCTGGGGCCGGTCGACGCGCTGGTCCGTACGGTCGAGGTGAACCTGTGCGGCGCGATCCGCACGGTCAGCGCCGCGCTGCCGCACGTCACCGCCGCCCGCGGCCACGTCCTGATCGTCTCCTCCGCCGCCGCGTTCACGGCGATGCCCGGGATGGCCGCCTACTGCGCCTCGAAGGCGGGCGTCGAACAGTTCGCCAACGTGCTGCGGTTGGAGACCCGCCGGCACGGCGTCACCGTGGGCACCGCCCACCCGATCTGGATCGACACCGACCTGGTCCGCGACATCCGCGCCGACCTGGCCTCGTTCCGCGCCACGCTGCGCCGGCTGCCGCGGCCGCTGTCCACGGTGGTCCCGGTCGACCGGTGCGCGGCCGCGCTGCTGCGCGGCATCGAGCGCCGCAGCCGCAAGGTCTACGTGCCGCGCTCGCTCGCCGTGGTGCAGGCGCTGCGGTCGCTGGTGCTGAGCGGTCCCGTCGACGCGCTGGTCACCCGGCTGGGCGGCCGCACCCTGGTCGACCAGATGGAGGACGAGGTACGCGGGCTCGGCCGCTCGTTCGGCCGCAGCTCGGTGGAGGAACGGCGATGA
- a CDS encoding DUF4873 domain-containing protein, with protein MSYHGPARLAGTPVRVHLSGRWEPVDGRYHWRGRIEPEPKVARLVRSGRRDVELRVAGRTSPARLAEVDPWGGVRITGVGDPPWPAEAEREHADAE; from the coding sequence ATGAGCTACCACGGCCCGGCGCGGCTCGCCGGCACCCCGGTCCGGGTGCACCTGAGCGGGCGGTGGGAGCCGGTCGACGGCCGCTACCACTGGCGCGGGCGGATCGAGCCGGAGCCGAAGGTGGCCCGGCTGGTGCGCTCCGGCCGGCGCGACGTCGAGCTGCGCGTCGCCGGCCGGACCAGCCCGGCCCGGCTGGCCGAGGTCGACCCGTGGGGCGGCGTACGGATCACCGGGGTTGGCGATCCGCCCTGGCCCGCCGAGGCGGAGCGGGAGCACGCCGATGCGGAGTGA
- a CDS encoding AurF N-oxygenase family protein, with protein MEPTSDRTEREALATRLLTSSVRTSYDPVVEIDWAAPPVPGAYWLPPRRSSLYGTPLWERLTEEQRVELTKHEVASAASAGLWFETILMQMLIRHYYDADPTSRHAQYALTEVADECRHSIMFGRLIEAMGCPVYRADPVDHLLGRFLKATATGPRMYAAILIAEEILDAFQREIMADESLQPLIRMVSRIHVVEEARHVRFARAELARQVEAAGPLGLSYARLLIGRAAWSIANRLVHPAAYAAVGIPPAVGRAAARANPHWRATLRWSAARVYGHLAGLGLVAGPGRLLWTRAGLI; from the coding sequence ATGGAGCCCACGTCCGACCGGACCGAGCGCGAGGCGCTCGCCACCCGGCTGCTCACCTCCTCGGTGCGGACCAGCTACGACCCGGTTGTCGAGATCGACTGGGCCGCGCCGCCGGTGCCCGGGGCGTACTGGCTGCCGCCACGGCGCAGCAGCCTCTACGGCACGCCCCTGTGGGAGCGGCTCACCGAGGAGCAGCGCGTCGAGCTCACCAAGCACGAGGTGGCCAGCGCGGCCAGCGCCGGGCTGTGGTTCGAGACGATCCTCATGCAGATGCTGATCCGGCACTACTACGACGCCGACCCGACCAGCCGGCACGCGCAGTACGCGCTCACCGAGGTCGCCGACGAGTGCCGGCACTCCATCATGTTCGGCCGGCTCATCGAGGCGATGGGCTGCCCGGTCTACCGGGCCGACCCGGTCGACCACCTGCTCGGGCGCTTCCTCAAGGCCACCGCCACCGGCCCGCGGATGTACGCCGCGATCCTCATCGCGGAGGAGATCCTCGACGCGTTCCAGCGCGAGATCATGGCGGACGAGTCGCTGCAGCCGCTGATCCGGATGGTGTCGCGGATCCATGTCGTCGAGGAGGCGCGGCACGTCCGGTTCGCCCGCGCGGAACTGGCCCGCCAGGTCGAGGCCGCCGGCCCGCTGGGCCTGTCGTACGCCCGGCTGCTGATCGGTCGGGCCGCCTGGTCGATCGCCAACCGGCTGGTCCATCCCGCGGCGTACGCGGCGGTGGGCATCCCGCCGGCGGTCGGCCGCGCCGCCGCCCGGGCCAACCCGCACTGGCGGGCCACCCTGCGCTGGTCCGCCGCCAGGGTGTACGGCCACCTGGCGGGCCTCGGCCTGGTGGCCGGCCCGGGCCGTCTGCTGTGGACCCGTGCCGGCCTGATCTGA
- a CDS encoding D-alanyl-D-alanine carboxypeptidase family protein, translated as MTFVVVSTPSVTAAALGAILVLPTVAVAPPARAAAAPYVPCPAVKPPVPPPAAPSPPPVDPAHRAVGGPALATSGLAAPAGAPKAPAVTATAWLVADLDSGAVLGGCAPHEHRTPASVQKLLLAAALMPRLDPTLMVQVTRADLRDLDPESSLMGVIPGGRYSVESLWLGLLLQSGNDAANALARVGGGAAGRPGGVQAMNEEARRLRAYQTHAATPSGLDGPGQYTSAYDLALIARATFAREDFCRYIATRRAQIPAQPSNPGLELVHDQTLLGVYPGTVGGKTGFTDLARQTYVGVAERDGRRLAVTLLGAETAPLGSLGEASALLNWGFGLPEGASVGELVGPEEKTYDQPVVPVKGERQAEESSSLSWPAGLGLGAALAFAVLVLTIPWWRRAARRGAGER; from the coding sequence ATTACGTTCGTTGTCGTGAGCACGCCTTCGGTCACCGCAGCGGCGCTCGGCGCCATCCTCGTCCTGCCCACGGTCGCGGTCGCACCACCGGCGCGGGCCGCCGCCGCGCCGTACGTGCCGTGTCCGGCGGTGAAGCCGCCGGTGCCGCCGCCCGCCGCGCCGTCACCGCCGCCGGTCGATCCCGCACACCGGGCGGTCGGCGGGCCGGCGCTGGCCACCTCGGGGCTGGCCGCTCCGGCGGGTGCGCCGAAGGCGCCGGCGGTGACCGCCACCGCCTGGCTGGTCGCCGACCTCGACAGCGGCGCGGTGCTGGGTGGCTGCGCCCCGCACGAACACCGCACCCCGGCCAGCGTGCAGAAGCTGCTGCTGGCGGCGGCCCTGATGCCCCGTCTCGATCCCACCCTGATGGTCCAGGTGACCCGGGCCGACCTGCGCGATCTCGACCCGGAGAGTTCGCTGATGGGGGTGATCCCGGGCGGCCGGTACTCGGTGGAGAGCCTGTGGCTGGGGCTGCTGCTCCAGTCGGGTAACGACGCGGCCAACGCGCTGGCGCGGGTGGGCGGCGGAGCGGCCGGCCGGCCGGGCGGTGTGCAGGCGATGAACGAGGAGGCGCGCCGGCTGCGCGCGTACCAGACGCACGCCGCGACGCCCTCCGGGCTCGACGGGCCCGGGCAGTACACCAGCGCGTACGACCTGGCGCTGATCGCGCGGGCCACCTTCGCCCGGGAGGACTTCTGCCGGTACATCGCGACGCGGCGGGCGCAGATCCCGGCGCAGCCGTCGAATCCGGGGTTGGAGCTCGTTCACGATCAGACCCTGCTCGGCGTCTACCCGGGCACGGTCGGTGGCAAGACGGGCTTCACCGACCTGGCGCGGCAGACGTACGTCGGTGTGGCCGAGCGTGACGGCCGCCGGCTCGCGGTGACCCTGCTCGGCGCGGAGACCGCGCCGCTGGGCAGCCTGGGCGAGGCGTCCGCCCTGCTGAACTGGGGTTTCGGCCTCCCCGAGGGCGCGTCGGTCGGCGAGCTGGTCGGGCCGGAGGAGAAGACGTACGACCAGCCCGTGGTCCCGGTCAAGGGCGAGCGGCAGGCCGAGGAGTCGTCGTCGCTGTCGTGGCCCGCCGGGCTCGGCCTCGGCGCGGCCCTGGCCTTCGCCGTCCTGGTCCTGACGATTCCGTGGTGGCGCCGGGCCGCCCGCCGGGGAGCCGGCGAACGGTAG
- a CDS encoding S8 family serine peptidase — protein MSAAAAMVLVAAGLATGTGAQAAQAGTAAGATSPSDKIRPDLAKQLEGKTEGDFWIRFKDRADLSRARDIKDWTERGTAVAEALKKTAAESQAKIRTELDTAGAKYQTFWATNAIRVSGGSLTMAQNFAAHDEVEGLYAPVAYEVPETTKGTDEKTVNALEWGIANINADDVWSQYGVKGEGITIANIDTGVQFDHPALVNSYRGNNGDGTFDHNYNWFNAAGTCATPCDGDGHGTHTMGTMVGSDGANQIGVAPEVRWIAANGCCPSDAALVTSGQWMLEPTDVNGQNPDASKRPNIINNSWGTRLPSNDPFMEDVTLAWKESGIFGVFSNGNSGPGCQTSGSPGSLVSNYSSGAYDVNNNIASFSARGAGQNGETKPNISAPGVNVRSSLPGNGYGAISGTSMAAPHLAGTVALLWSAAPALVGEVDATRALLDNTAIDSADAQCGGTTDDNNVFGEGRLDALALLNAAPIGDTGTLAGTVTDAATGAPIADATVTVTGPAERQLTTGADGKYSSLLPVGDYQVVVAAFGYQSQTVPATVTQNATTTVNVALSAVPSVTVSGSVTDGSGHGWPLYAKVTVQGPSGVSDYTTPGNGRYSFTLPAGATYTLKVESQYPGYQTVTKEVVVGTGNVTANIAVPVQTNACTTAPGYTFGSDGVYETFDGTAVPAGWSVVDHAGTGQVWKFTDDGNRGNLTGGTGNFAIIDSDEYGSGGRQDSSLVSPVVDLTDVAAPVIRFNQDFNHLGPDRADVDLSVDGGATWTNVLRQAADVRGPRVTEVPIPQAAGQAQVQVRFHYYDASFEWWWEVDNVLIGSEVVCRPTNGGLVLGHVRDANDNGYVNGATVTSNDRPAEKATTVATPDDTELADGFYWLFSSLTGTHKFTAAAGNYVSQSKNVDVQADWATATNFRLAAGRLSVKPAQVSATLQMPTGKVNKAFTVTNTGGAPVEVEFSEREGAFELLRADGSRLTEQQVIGSNGAPEQRLNVPTSFAARASGMSSNATSPALGPQAEPWTDIADYPANVMDNRVVNLDGKVYSIAGGNGSASTTKNFVYDPIAQSWAPIADLPEARNAMTVGVVGGKIIATGGWAAAGPSGTTWSYDPGANTWTKVADNPAARSAAGQAVVDGKLYAIGGCTTSACTPMSNSVVRYDPAGDSWETLPNYPKSVAFASCGGIDGVVYCTGGNDGSASQKASYAFDPGANAWTAIPDAPADNWASSFAVANGKLLVVGGSQGGAITNAGFAYDPATNAWSNLPNANTARYRGGAACGFYKIGGSSGSFTATPDSEVLPGFEECAEAAADVSWMTINKTSATLAPGEQVTVTVGMTANVDQPGTYTASVAIKENTPYTVSPVAVTMNVNPPKTWGKLMGTVTGTSCQGVSSPLPGAVVQIDSWAMSWTFATDAEGKYAYWMDRRNNPMTMIVAKDNWKPQTRQTRINTSTPTVEDFALSPIRC, from the coding sequence GTGAGCGCCGCAGCGGCGATGGTCCTCGTCGCGGCAGGCCTGGCCACCGGGACCGGCGCACAGGCCGCGCAGGCCGGAACGGCGGCAGGCGCGACCTCTCCGTCCGACAAGATCCGGCCGGACCTCGCGAAGCAGCTCGAGGGCAAGACGGAGGGCGACTTCTGGATCCGCTTCAAGGATCGGGCGGACCTCAGTCGGGCCAGGGACATCAAGGACTGGACCGAGCGGGGCACCGCGGTGGCGGAGGCGCTGAAGAAGACCGCCGCCGAGAGCCAGGCCAAGATCCGGACCGAGCTGGACACCGCCGGCGCCAAGTACCAGACCTTCTGGGCGACCAACGCCATCCGGGTCAGCGGCGGCTCGCTGACGATGGCGCAGAACTTCGCCGCGCACGACGAGGTCGAGGGCCTGTACGCCCCGGTCGCCTACGAGGTGCCGGAGACCACCAAGGGCACCGACGAGAAGACCGTGAACGCCCTCGAGTGGGGCATCGCGAACATCAACGCCGACGACGTCTGGTCCCAGTACGGCGTCAAGGGCGAGGGCATCACCATCGCCAACATCGACACCGGTGTGCAGTTCGACCACCCGGCCCTGGTGAACTCCTACCGCGGCAACAACGGCGACGGCACGTTCGACCACAACTACAACTGGTTCAACGCCGCCGGCACCTGCGCCACGCCGTGCGACGGCGACGGCCACGGCACGCACACGATGGGCACGATGGTCGGCTCCGACGGGGCGAACCAGATCGGTGTCGCCCCCGAGGTCAGGTGGATCGCCGCGAACGGCTGCTGCCCCAGCGACGCCGCGCTGGTGACCTCCGGCCAGTGGATGCTGGAGCCGACCGACGTCAACGGCCAGAACCCGGACGCCAGCAAGCGGCCGAACATCATCAACAACTCGTGGGGGACCCGGCTGCCCTCCAACGACCCGTTCATGGAGGACGTGACGCTGGCCTGGAAGGAGTCGGGCATCTTCGGTGTCTTCTCCAACGGCAACAGCGGACCGGGGTGCCAGACCAGCGGCTCGCCGGGCAGCCTGGTCAGCAACTACTCCTCCGGTGCGTACGACGTCAACAACAACATCGCCAGCTTCTCGGCCCGCGGCGCGGGGCAGAACGGTGAGACCAAGCCGAACATCTCGGCGCCCGGGGTGAACGTCCGGTCGAGTCTTCCGGGCAACGGCTACGGCGCCATCAGCGGCACCTCGATGGCGGCGCCGCACCTCGCCGGCACGGTCGCGTTGCTGTGGTCGGCGGCACCGGCGCTGGTCGGTGAGGTCGACGCGACCCGCGCGCTGCTGGACAACACCGCGATCGACAGCGCCGACGCCCAGTGTGGTGGAACCACCGATGACAACAACGTCTTCGGCGAGGGCCGGCTGGACGCGCTGGCGCTGCTCAACGCCGCGCCGATCGGCGACACCGGCACGCTGGCCGGCACCGTCACCGACGCGGCCACCGGCGCCCCGATCGCGGACGCCACGGTGACCGTGACCGGTCCGGCCGAGCGCCAGCTGACCACCGGGGCGGACGGGAAGTACTCGTCCCTGCTGCCGGTGGGCGACTACCAGGTCGTCGTGGCGGCCTTCGGCTACCAGAGCCAGACGGTGCCGGCGACGGTGACCCAGAACGCCACCACCACGGTCAACGTCGCGCTGTCGGCGGTGCCGAGCGTCACCGTCAGCGGGTCGGTCACCGACGGCTCCGGGCATGGCTGGCCGCTCTACGCGAAGGTGACCGTGCAGGGCCCGTCGGGCGTGTCCGACTACACCACGCCCGGCAACGGCCGCTACAGCTTCACGCTGCCGGCCGGGGCGACGTACACCCTGAAGGTCGAGTCGCAGTACCCGGGCTACCAGACGGTGACCAAGGAGGTCGTCGTCGGCACGGGCAACGTCACCGCCAACATCGCCGTGCCGGTGCAGACCAACGCCTGCACCACGGCGCCCGGCTACACGTTCGGCTCCGACGGCGTCTACGAGACGTTCGACGGCACGGCCGTGCCGGCCGGCTGGTCGGTGGTCGACCACGCGGGTACCGGCCAGGTCTGGAAGTTCACCGACGACGGCAACCGGGGCAACCTGACCGGCGGCACCGGCAACTTCGCCATCATCGACAGCGACGAGTACGGCTCCGGCGGGCGGCAGGACAGCTCCCTGGTCAGCCCGGTCGTCGACCTGACCGACGTGGCGGCTCCGGTGATCCGGTTCAACCAGGACTTCAACCATCTGGGTCCGGACCGCGCGGACGTGGACCTGAGCGTCGACGGCGGTGCCACCTGGACGAACGTGCTGCGGCAGGCCGCCGACGTCCGGGGGCCGCGGGTGACCGAGGTCCCGATCCCGCAGGCCGCCGGGCAGGCGCAGGTGCAGGTCCGGTTCCACTACTACGACGCCTCGTTCGAGTGGTGGTGGGAGGTCGACAACGTCCTGATCGGCAGCGAGGTCGTCTGCCGGCCCACCAACGGCGGCCTGGTGCTCGGACACGTCCGGGACGCCAACGACAACGGCTACGTCAACGGGGCCACGGTCACCAGTAACGACCGGCCGGCGGAGAAGGCCACCACGGTGGCGACGCCGGACGACACCGAGCTGGCGGACGGCTTCTACTGGCTGTTCTCGTCGCTGACCGGCACGCACAAGTTCACCGCCGCGGCCGGCAACTACGTCAGCCAGAGCAAGAACGTCGACGTGCAGGCCGACTGGGCGACCGCGACCAACTTCCGGCTCGCGGCCGGCCGGCTCTCGGTCAAGCCGGCGCAGGTGAGCGCCACGCTCCAGATGCCCACCGGCAAGGTCAACAAGGCGTTCACGGTGACCAACACCGGCGGGGCGCCGGTCGAGGTCGAGTTCAGTGAGCGCGAGGGCGCGTTCGAGCTCCTCCGGGCCGACGGGTCCCGGTTGACCGAACAGCAGGTGATCGGGTCCAACGGCGCACCCGAGCAGCGGCTGAACGTCCCGACGTCGTTCGCGGCGCGGGCGTCCGGCATGTCGAGCAACGCGACGTCCCCCGCGCTCGGCCCGCAGGCCGAGCCCTGGACGGACATCGCCGACTACCCGGCGAACGTGATGGACAACCGGGTGGTGAACCTCGACGGCAAGGTGTACTCCATCGCCGGCGGCAACGGCTCGGCGTCCACGACGAAGAACTTCGTCTACGACCCGATCGCGCAGAGCTGGGCGCCGATCGCCGATCTTCCCGAGGCACGCAACGCCATGACGGTGGGCGTCGTCGGTGGGAAGATCATCGCGACCGGCGGCTGGGCGGCGGCCGGTCCCTCCGGCACCACCTGGTCGTACGACCCGGGCGCGAACACCTGGACGAAGGTGGCTGACAACCCGGCGGCCCGCTCCGCCGCCGGCCAGGCGGTCGTCGACGGCAAGCTCTACGCCATCGGCGGCTGCACCACCTCGGCCTGCACGCCGATGTCGAACAGCGTGGTCCGGTACGACCCGGCCGGCGACAGCTGGGAGACGCTGCCGAACTACCCGAAGTCGGTGGCCTTCGCCTCCTGCGGCGGGATCGACGGCGTCGTCTACTGCACCGGCGGCAACGACGGCTCCGCCTCGCAGAAGGCCAGCTACGCCTTCGACCCGGGGGCCAACGCCTGGACCGCGATCCCCGACGCGCCGGCCGACAACTGGGCCAGCTCGTTCGCCGTGGCGAACGGCAAGCTCCTGGTGGTCGGCGGTTCGCAGGGCGGCGCCATCACCAACGCCGGCTTCGCGTACGACCCGGCCACCAACGCGTGGTCGAACCTGCCGAACGCCAACACGGCGCGCTACCGCGGTGGCGCGGCGTGCGGCTTCTACAAGATCGGCGGATCGTCCGGTAGCTTCACCGCGACGCCGGACAGCGAGGTGCTGCCCGGGTTCGAGGAGTGCGCCGAGGCGGCCGCCGACGTCAGCTGGATGACGATCAACAAGACGTCGGCCACGCTGGCGCCGGGCGAGCAGGTCACGGTCACCGTCGGGATGACGGCGAACGTCGACCAGCCGGGCACCTACACCGCCTCGGTCGCCATCAAGGAGAACACCCCGTACACGGTGTCGCCGGTGGCCGTGACGATGAACGTGAATCCGCCGAAGACCTGGGGCAAGTTGATGGGTACCGTCACCGGGACGAGCTGTCAGGGTGTCAGCTCGCCGCTTCCCGGTGCGGTCGTCCAGATCGACTCGTGGGCGATGTCGTGGACCTTCGCCACCGACGCCGAGGGCAAGTACGCCTACTGGATGGACCGTCGGAACAACCCGATGACGATGATCGTCGCCAAGGACAACTGGAAGCCCCAGACCCGTCAGACGAGGATCAACACCAGCACGCCCACCGTGGAGGACTTCGCACTGTCACCCATCCGCTGCTGA